A portion of the Acidisarcina polymorpha genome contains these proteins:
- a CDS encoding Ku protein → MAARPYWSGHIQISLVSFGVKLFTATESMSEIRFHQLDRKTGERVKYQKVSSASEESKVEKTDIVKGYEYSKGQYVTVEPEEIENLRIPSRHTLEVAQFVDAAEVDPSYFEKPYFVVPESDTQAEAFAVVRKALQKTKKIALGKIAFGGREHLVAIAPPADDKLAGMMAYTMRYAAELRNPASYFADIKPVAIEEDQLSLAEELIKRKSAKFAPEKFKDEYETALKAMVEAKVHNAPIPREEPAPASSKVINLMDALRKSVQRDEGDGEAPRKASTKSTAAKSTPAAKKGIALVKAKSRKTA, encoded by the coding sequence ATGGCAGCGCGACCCTATTGGTCTGGGCATATTCAAATCTCGCTGGTGTCATTCGGCGTCAAGCTGTTCACGGCGACCGAGTCGATGAGCGAGATTCGCTTCCATCAGCTGGATCGCAAGACCGGCGAGCGGGTCAAGTACCAGAAAGTCTCCTCCGCGTCCGAGGAAAGCAAAGTCGAGAAGACCGACATCGTCAAGGGCTACGAGTACAGCAAGGGACAGTACGTCACCGTCGAGCCTGAAGAGATCGAGAACCTGCGCATTCCCTCTCGTCACACCCTGGAGGTCGCCCAGTTCGTCGACGCCGCTGAAGTCGACCCCAGCTATTTCGAGAAGCCCTACTTTGTCGTCCCCGAGAGCGATACCCAGGCCGAGGCGTTTGCCGTCGTGCGAAAGGCGCTCCAGAAGACCAAGAAGATCGCCCTTGGCAAGATCGCCTTCGGCGGCCGCGAACACCTCGTCGCCATCGCGCCGCCAGCGGACGACAAGCTTGCCGGCATGATGGCATACACCATGCGCTATGCGGCGGAGTTGCGCAATCCTGCCTCCTATTTCGCCGATATCAAGCCGGTGGCCATCGAAGAAGATCAGCTCTCGCTCGCTGAGGAGCTTATTAAAAGAAAATCCGCCAAATTCGCTCCTGAGAAATTCAAGGACGAATACGAAACCGCCCTCAAAGCAATGGTTGAAGCCAAGGTGCACAACGCGCCCATTCCCCGCGAGGAACCAGCGCCTGCCTCTTCCAAAGTCATCAACCTCATGGATGCTTTGCGCAAGAGTGTCCAACGCGACGAGGGCGACGGCGAAGCGCCAAGGAAAGCGTCGACCAAGTCAACTGCGGCCAAGAGCACGCCAGCCGCGAAAAAAGGCATCGCCCTGGTGAAAGCGAAGTCGCGCAAGACGGCGTAA